The Sulfitobacter donghicola DSW-25 = KCTC 12864 = JCM 14565 genome has a segment encoding these proteins:
- a CDS encoding MBL fold metallo-hydrolase, whose protein sequence is MKYLTPLFALAALPALASEDIADQYPASPLYSKPVEVIPHVFSAIGATAPPTYENGGHNNNLSFIITGDGVVVVNGGASYKLAEALHGEIKAVTDQPVKLVINENGQGHAMLGNSYWADQGVEIVAHVDAATDFEDSGPQTMRSHQAVLKEGAENTRLVAPTTTFEEAHIVEMGDMTIEARYLGHAHSPGDIVVWLPEQSMVIAGDMAFHERMLPIFEHTYTADWIETWDTAFEPLGATYVIPGHGHPTNMAQVRRYTRDYLIYLREKIGAHLEDGGDLADAYYVDQSPYTNLDTFEELATKNAGRVYEQMEFE, encoded by the coding sequence ATGAAATATCTTACCCCCCTTTTTGCTTTGGCTGCCCTACCCGCGCTGGCAAGCGAAGACATCGCAGACCAATATCCAGCCTCGCCGCTGTATTCCAAACCTGTCGAAGTCATCCCGCATGTGTTCTCCGCCATTGGCGCAACCGCTCCGCCGACCTATGAAAACGGCGGCCATAACAACAACCTGAGCTTTATCATCACAGGCGACGGCGTTGTGGTGGTGAATGGCGGTGCTTCGTACAAGCTGGCCGAGGCATTGCATGGTGAGATCAAAGCCGTGACTGATCAGCCCGTCAAACTGGTGATTAACGAAAACGGCCAAGGCCACGCGATGCTGGGCAACTCATACTGGGCTGATCAAGGGGTCGAGATTGTTGCCCATGTTGATGCCGCTACCGATTTTGAGGATTCCGGCCCGCAAACCATGCGGTCTCATCAGGCCGTTTTGAAAGAAGGTGCCGAAAACACCCGCCTTGTGGCCCCCACCACCACCTTTGAAGAGGCCCATATCGTCGAAATGGGCGACATGACGATCGAAGCCCGCTATCTGGGTCATGCCCACAGCCCCGGTGATATTGTGGTTTGGCTGCCCGAGCAGTCTATGGTCATCGCAGGTGACATGGCCTTCCACGAACGCATGCTGCCGATCTTTGAACACACCTATACCGCTGACTGGATCGAAACATGGGACACCGCGTTTGAGCCATTGGGCGCGACATATGTCATCCCCGGCCATGGCCACCCAACCAATATGGCGCAGGTGCGCCGCTATACGCGCGACTATCTGATTTATCTGCGGGAAAAAATCGGCGCGCATCTGGAGGATGGCGGCGATCTGGCTGATGCCTATTACGTAGATCAAAGCCCCTATACCAACCTAGACACTTTCGAAGAGCTGGCGACCAAAAACGCGGGCCGTGTCTATGAGCAGATGGAATTCGAATAA
- a CDS encoding MBL fold metallo-hydrolase yields the protein MSVSRRDFLAGGAGLTATTALGLAGGVAHAEIALGAIKLDVVSDGSLSLPADFIFGPMPKDELAPIIKEYGLAPDILTPPCNVTLMRHGERTILFDVGSGPDFAPNSGTLLSSLEALGVAPEDVTDIVFTHAHPDHLWGLLDDFDDPLFTEASYMMGQAEWDYWMDPNTVHTIQSERTAFAVGAQRRLEMIQDQMSFFKDGQEILPGVAARASTGHTPGHMCFEIRDGSESVMVLGDCIGNHHVAFEQPAWISGSDQDGDTAAKTRVALLDQLASEKTRIIGYHLEGDGTGYVDKTATGYKFVAES from the coding sequence ATGTCTGTTTCTAGACGGGATTTTCTGGCAGGAGGTGCCGGATTGACCGCCACAACTGCTCTTGGGCTTGCGGGGGGCGTGGCGCATGCAGAAATCGCCCTTGGCGCCATCAAGTTGGACGTGGTGAGCGATGGATCGCTGAGTTTGCCCGCTGACTTTATCTTTGGCCCAATGCCAAAGGATGAACTGGCCCCTATTATAAAGGAATACGGGCTGGCTCCGGATATTTTGACACCGCCTTGTAATGTCACGCTGATGCGTCATGGAGAACGGACCATCCTGTTTGATGTCGGCTCTGGCCCTGATTTTGCGCCGAATTCGGGCACGCTGTTGTCATCGCTTGAGGCGCTAGGCGTCGCACCCGAAGATGTCACAGACATTGTGTTTACCCACGCCCACCCCGATCACCTCTGGGGGCTGTTGGATGATTTTGACGATCCGCTGTTCACCGAGGCCTCTTATATGATGGGCCAAGCCGAGTGGGACTATTGGATGGATCCGAACACGGTGCACACAATCCAATCCGAACGCACTGCTTTTGCCGTTGGGGCACAGCGCCGTTTGGAAATGATCCAAGATCAGATGAGCTTTTTCAAAGACGGGCAGGAAATCCTACCTGGTGTCGCGGCGCGGGCCAGCACCGGCCACACACCTGGTCACATGTGTTTTGAAATCCGCGACGGGTCTGAATCCGTGATGGTTCTGGGCGATTGCATCGGCAACCACCACGTTGCGTTTGAGCAGCCTGCTTGGATATCAGGCTCGGATCAGGACGGTGACACCGCGGCCAAAACACGTGTGGCCCTACTGGATCAACTCGCGTCAGAAAAGACGCGCATCATCGGCTATCACCTCGAGGGTGACGGCACCGGATATGTGGACAAGACCGCAACCGGCTATAAATTTGTGGCGGAGAGCTGA
- a CDS encoding trimethylamine methyltransferase family protein, producing MNAPTSSRSGGRAARRAARSTALPDNLRPVRPGMEGGRYRPLSEADVLKIHHAALDALETIGLADAPESGIAHLTGAGAILGDDGRIRFPRALVEDTIAKANRSVTMMSRDGLHDLELSGNRVHYGTAGAAVHLVDIDGKNYRDCGVQDLHDAAKIVNTLNNVHFCQRPMVCRDIPDNMEMDYNSLFACVTGTTKHIGTSFTEPGFVAPAIEMLHMIAGGEDKWRERPFVSNSNCFVVPPMKFATESCEVMEECIKHGMPVLLLSAGMAGATAPSTIAGAIVQAVAECLAGLVYVNAVKPGHPAIFGTWPFGLDLRTGAMTGGSGEQALLTAGCAQMHSFYALPGGAAAGIADSKLPDMQAGWEQMCSNVMAGLSGCNMVYEAAGMHASLLGFCHESLILGDDIIGQALRCVRGIEVNDDTLALDQIADVCLNGPGHYLGTAATLSRMQSDHCYPTYGNRMSPKEWVEMEKPDLLDTATARKEAILGAPSAAALDPMMDRAIRDKFNIHLKG from the coding sequence ATGAATGCTCCAACCTCTTCCCGATCAGGCGGTCGCGCAGCGCGCCGTGCCGCGCGCTCAACTGCGCTCCCCGATAACCTGCGCCCCGTGCGCCCCGGCATGGAAGGCGGCCGCTATCGGCCCCTTTCAGAAGCTGACGTTCTGAAAATCCACCACGCCGCGCTGGATGCGTTGGAAACCATCGGATTGGCCGACGCCCCTGAATCGGGCATTGCGCATCTCACGGGTGCTGGTGCGATCCTAGGCGATGACGGGCGCATCCGCTTTCCCCGCGCTTTGGTGGAAGATACCATCGCCAAGGCAAACCGCTCTGTCACAATGATGAGCCGCGACGGCCTGCACGACCTAGAGCTATCAGGCAACCGTGTACATTATGGCACGGCTGGCGCGGCTGTCCATCTGGTCGATATCGACGGCAAAAATTACCGCGATTGCGGCGTACAAGACCTTCACGACGCGGCAAAAATCGTGAACACGCTGAACAATGTTCATTTCTGCCAGCGCCCTATGGTGTGTCGTGATATTCCCGACAATATGGAGATGGATTACAACTCTCTTTTTGCCTGCGTTACGGGCACAACAAAGCATATCGGCACCTCCTTCACGGAACCGGGGTTTGTCGCTCCGGCCATAGAAATGTTGCACATGATCGCTGGTGGCGAAGACAAATGGCGCGAACGTCCGTTTGTCTCCAACTCTAACTGTTTTGTAGTCCCGCCTATGAAATTCGCCACCGAAAGCTGTGAAGTGATGGAGGAATGCATCAAACATGGCATGCCTGTCCTTTTGCTATCGGCGGGTATGGCGGGGGCCACTGCCCCCTCTACCATCGCAGGGGCAATTGTTCAGGCGGTGGCCGAGTGTTTGGCTGGTCTGGTATATGTGAACGCCGTAAAACCCGGTCACCCTGCAATTTTCGGCACATGGCCCTTTGGGTTGGACCTGCGCACAGGCGCAATGACGGGCGGTTCTGGCGAACAGGCGCTTCTAACGGCCGGTTGCGCGCAGATGCACAGCTTTTACGCCCTTCCGGGTGGCGCGGCGGCGGGTATTGCAGATAGCAAACTCCCCGACATGCAGGCAGGTTGGGAGCAGATGTGCTCAAACGTGATGGCGGGGCTGTCGGGCTGCAACATGGTCTATGAGGCCGCGGGCATGCATGCCTCACTGCTGGGGTTCTGCCACGAAAGCCTGATTTTAGGGGATGACATCATCGGACAGGCGCTGCGCTGTGTGCGCGGGATCGAGGTGAACGACGACACGTTGGCCTTGGACCAGATTGCCGATGTCTGCCTGAATGGGCCGGGTCATTACCTTGGCACGGCCGCAACGCTGAGCCGCATGCAAAGCGACCACTGCTATCCAACCTATGGCAACCGCATGTCGCCTAAAGAGTGGGTTGAAATGGAAAAGCCCGATCTGCTCGACACGGCAACTGCCCGCAAAGAGGCTATTCTAGGCGCCCCTTCTGCCGCAGCCCTTGATCCAATGATGGACCGCGCAATCCGCGATAAATTCAACATCCACCTCAAAGGGTAA